The Nasonia vitripennis strain AsymCx chromosome 4 unlocalized genomic scaffold, Nvit_psr_1.1 chr4_random0006, whole genome shotgun sequence DNA window CTGTTCGTATCTGTTCTCGAGAGTCTTGATAGTCTCTTGGTTCTCAGCAATACTTTCTTTAAGAACTGTTTCATTACTCTTATATGCCGAAACAACATTCTTCAGCCGTTCGTACTTTGAATGAACGTCACTGAAAGCTGCTTCCGTATTACTGAGGTGCTGATTGGCCACTTGAAGTTCCTCTTGCAATTTTGCCTTCTCTACTTCAAAACTCGTTCGGTCCTTTTCCCTTTCCGCTATTAACCTGCTGATTGATTTTTCGTACTCCTCTACTACcaccctgttaaaaataattaatcttgTAAGTATATCTGTTCAAATTTGTATACCTAATGTTGGTGAAAGGTATAATTAAGAACTTGCGTCATTTGGCCTTTGCACTTGACCTCCTGTGTCAATTGGGACTGCATTTGAGTGAATTTCGTTTGCATGTGGGTTACTTTCTCTTCGTATGCAGCCTTTTGTTTTTCCAATTGTTCCCTGTGCTCTTGTTTCTGCTTTTCAAGCTCTGCCTCGAGTTGAAGTACAGTCGTCCTCACCAGTTCTAATTCCTTCGCCATTTTTTCGTCGACAAATGGAACAACCGGCGACTCTTGTTTCTCTGCCTCTTCCTAAGAATATAAATCATATTTTGaagtaaataatattcacaacAAATACACAAAAAAGGTTTCATTAACattcaatttaaattataaaattaccTTCTTTTGTTTGGCTTCTGCCACTGCACTTTCTGTCGCACTAGGTGGGCAAGGACTGTAGAAAAGTAATCTATCAATAGCTGCTAAGGCTGGATTTTTCTTTGGTGTTCCCATCTCACTTGAAGGTTTGTTCACTTTCgcttccttctctttctcttcctcttcGTCTACCGAAGGGGCGGTCGGGAGATTCTTTTGGGGCAGCATACTGAGTCTTTGAGCTAATGGATCAAACTTCATATACAATGAATCATATCTTTCACCTCGCTTAGTGGGGTGCTGCGATCCAACCTGTGTGAGAAAATCAAGAGCAGACGGATCCCCAAATACTGCAACAGGAACAAAAAAGATTTAGTTTAAGATActtgatacatttttatctTTAATATATTTGATTCAATTACTCACATTCGGTAGTCGCTGAAACAAACTGTTCAGTctcttctattttttccaAAGATTCGTCGATTTCTTTCGCGACAGACAGAGCAGCTTCCTGTAGTTTTTTAAAGTCAGGGAAGGGTAGAGTGGTGCTTTGCTGGATTGGTTTAAAGGCCTCGTATTCAGGTTCCTGAATTGGTGCAATACATAAGTTTTCGTGTAAAACGTCACTAGTTGTCTCTAGATTAGTTATAAGTTCGGTAGCGCTGAACGAAGACTGCTCTAAAGATTTGTTGATCGCTAGAGTCTGATCAAAATTGAGCTTATTCTTCTCTTCTTTAATCTCTTCGCTTTTGATGGGAGTCTTTGAGGTTTGAGCTGGAGGTTTAGGAGATTTAGGTTCGTTTGTGAATAAAGCACTTTTTGTCTTGGGTGTTTTTGGAGTCTTTGCTTTGTTTAAATTCTTAACAGGCAACGGTGTGGAAGCTACTGCTTCAgtgtttattaaatttaagttCTGTGCTTCCTCGTTCGCAAAAGTTTCTAACTGCTTAGGAGATTTCGCTTCTGGTTTAGGGAAAGTTTCTTCTAGCTTTTGAGGAGTTCTACAAGTATTCTCCTCGTTTGATTCGATAATCTTAGGACTTTGTGCTTCTTGTATCTGTGGTTTAATCGGCCTCTCGTCTATCTCATTATACGATCCAATGTTATGCTTTAAAATCTCTTTTTTCTCAACAAAATGATCTTCCTTAGTAAAATGTTGTGTTTtactttgtacactttctGTCTTACTAAGATCGCTTATCTGCCGTATAATAACTTCGTTTTTATTCACAGATTTGTTTACCTCCTGTGCAATAAGTTCTGTCTTAATTAGGTTCGATTCCTCTTGAACGATGTCTTGAGTTTTATTTAGAATGGTTTTTTCCTGTACAATATCTTGGGTCtgatttaaaatattagtATTTTGTACAATATCTTGTGTGTTATTTAAAACGTTAGCATCTTGTACAATATCCTGTGTCTTGTTTAAAATGCCAGTATCTTGTGCATTATCGTGTGTATGATTAAGAATATTAGGAATTGTTTCCTGAACAATTTCACTCCCTTTTGTCTTAACTCCAACTGGAACTTCGTCAAGAGAAATTACtggttttttctcttctttatCTACAACTTCGTTCTTGATATTAGATAATACCGTTGGCTCCTCAGATGCCAGATCTGTATTCAGTATAATAGTGGAATTGAAGGCCTGGACTTCCTCGAAGCTAGCATCAGGTGTGCCAAGTATGAAATCTTGTTCTACAATTTGTTCTGCAAAATACAAGCAAACTCGTTACGTTGCATCCTCTACTTTACCGACCAAATCAATACTGGTTTACATACCTTTCTTCTCGACGACCTCGTCAACAACAACGATCAAGCTCTCCTGTGCAATATCAAGATCCTTTGGACTCTTGCACGTGATCTTGGCGACCTGAGCTACGTCGATTTCTTCGCAAGGCGTCGGACTGTAACTGCCACGTCGAGTGTCAACAGTGGAAGAGACAGTTATGGACTGAGTGGCTTGGAAAGAGGTGAGCGCGCTCTTAAACTCGGCCCCGTCGTCCACGAACTCCTGGTGCTTGCGAAGAACGCTTTCCTCGAACGACAGGTACGGGATCACAGATGACTGCTCGTCGACCGAGATGGGAGCCTTGAAGACGTGGGTTTCGGCCGATGTGACCTGAGTTACCtagaaaatgtatttaaaaaattgtagtttAATTTCGAACGATCTAAAATATCCCAATTATTGTCGAAATCTGATATTATACCTCTAGAGGAGGACAGGTCTTGAAAGTCTGAATAGTCTCCTCGACGAGAACCTGCGTCTCATCGGCGAGAGTATCATCCGCCGCTGAAGCAAACGTCTGATCCTGGCTCAGATCACCTCCACTGCTATCCGGCGATTCATCACCAGCTCTATTCTCGCCAGGCAGCAATCCTCCGAGCACAGTAGCGTTGTTCAAGTTGATGTTCGCACAGGCAGAGATAAGATCGTCCAAGTCAGGGATATCGACGTTGACGTAGGAGTGATCGAATCCGTTGCCGGAGTTGACCTTGTCCGGACTACCAGGAGCCGAATCGGCGCAGATGCCACTGCTGGACTTGGAACTGAGTGTCGAGGCGAGACTCTGAAAGCTCGAGGCTGATGAGAGACTCTCCGGAACGAGACTGCTCGGCCCACTGCTGTTCGATGCTGCTTCTGAGAAGTCCCGAGAGAAACGGATCAGATTGTGGTCCGAATCGGATTGCGGGCGGCTGGATGGTAGGGCTGCCTCGCCGGCGCTCTGTGAAAAAACATCATTCGGGTCTCTATTATCGATTATTCAACTTCTTAGATTATGAAAATGTACAATGAAGTCTTCGTTACgttaagaaataatttaaatttcaaaaaaaaaaaaacgcagcaATACATGAATACGCAAAAACGCTGAAAAAGAAGAATCTAGCCCACGTATGAGCGGACAACTTTTTGCCGAAAGACTCCCTTAACGGCTGAAAATCGTTCGAGGCCACGTAGACGTGGTTCGCTGCCAAGTTTCGTCTTAGCGGCGCCTCCCGATATACACATTCCCCCGGATGTCGGTTTATCTGCGATTCGCCTTCGCCTTTGGACGTCGGCGACGAGCTTAACGAGCGCGAAGTGCTAAAATTTCGTTCGCCTCCAAATGTGTCAAGTTCCTGCGCCTCTGCGATGCGATTTTAGTGGATTAATTGGGTTTCACGGCAAATGGAGTAGGTGTGGCGATGGATAATTGCTACACTGATGTAACGCGATTTCAGAATGATGGCGGGAATTCAAATACTCGAGTGATTATAGAGAAGAGAATGTTTATAACTTGTCTCGTGGCACTTCGGCCAATATCACCAGCAGTGTAAGATATGTGTATCTACGCGTGTGTTGTGTTTTTGTTGCTTTCATTCCAATAAATTTGGCGCCGTCAAAGTTGCCAATATTAGTGCTGTAGCCTCATTTTTCGTTTTCAACTCTAGGATCACACAAGGTGTAGAGAATTTTATGAACTTTCggttgaaaattatttgtttattaatcatgggtaaaagatttttttaccGATTTGTACCGAATTCGTAAGCTGAAATGAAAGCTCTAATCGACGAGAAAgctaacaataaaaaaaatcgagatgTGATAAGCTGTAACCTGTCAAAACAACGACTAATGGAAGTCGTGGAAATTATACTTTTTCCCTACAGTGTTTGGCTTTGGCATTGATTGCCTCATAACAAAACTCTCATCTGCCGAAGTCAATAcaagaatttgaaaaaataaataaatttagatAAGAAACGTGATGTATTTCTCAAGGTCAAATAAACTAAACCACCTAAATCCGTCGACTGCCTGAGGTTCAATTATTGCTTGAATACACGATTCAATGTTATGTCACATATACAAGCGTCGTGAAAGTATAAGAAGTAGTAGCTAAAACACCGAAGACTCAAATGACAGCAAAGGTTGATACGATACACATATCACCGACTAtataatcataaaaattgacgTGTAATATTCCTTTCACACGGCGACAACGTGGCAAGAATAAAGAGGCAAAAATCGCACGAACAAAAACCTCAGCAAACATAAATAATGTCCAAACATTGGCAAACCTCCAGAGCGAGATTTGCGATTCCAAAGCTCGGATAATTAGACactacatacacacacacacatacacatacacacacacacacacgtgtgcaGCACCACAAAGACTCATCCCAAATTTTTCCATCTAATAATAGCAGCATCTCTCGCACAATATCCATCCAAACCAAtagcaaaaagaaaatgaaacttgctctcgaaaaaaaaactatttagaAACTATACACGCGACCTATAAAATCGACGTTGCACAAAGCGGCAGCAGTAGCCACTGCAACTGACACAATATCCATATAACTCTGTAGTCGTTTTTCACCTCATGCTGCTGTCGCGTGGGTGAACCGTGGCAAATGGCCGGTTTAGGCGTCGGTCTGTTCAAAAGTCTGTTGAGGAAATCCATACCTCGATATCAACCCACTTGATTCTATAGTCAATGTCACCTCTCACTGAACTGCCAAACCACAGGCACAAAGGGGCCAACGAATAAGATAAAGAAAAGTCGCGGACGAAGCTTTAGAAAAGAAGAAAGGAGAGTAGCGCGCGGGCGCTTCTCGCCGACTGGCTAATTCGAACAACAGgatcagctgctgctgctgctgctacgcaCGAGATTTTGCGCAACTTAGCGAGAGCCAGTATCTGCGTGTTATATATCTCAGCAAACGCGaagttaattataaaattgcgGGAGAGCCTCGCGCAGAACACTGCCGCGTGTGTGTAGTTGGACGGCCGCGATCATCGAGTGTCGATTATTGCGAGTCGAATGGAAAGGGCTGCTCTGCTGCCTGCTGAGGTGGTGTgtataggtgtgtgtgtgtatatatatacacacacacacacgtgggTAATTGGATTTGACAGAGGCGGTGTGGCTGCTTTCTCGCGTTTCTCGTGGGACGAACGAGTTAGCGACCTTGCGTGGATAGTGTGGCTGCAGTGCGAGTTTTCTTCTCTGTGTGCTGGTGCGGGTTAGTTTATTATAGCGACGAGgaattgtttgagattttatACTATATTATAATTCGAAATAGGTTTATTGTTAGGGAGTACGTGCGTTGAGTAGATATCGCAATGCGGAGTGTTGAAATTATCGTAGATTATCTGCGGGGAAGCACGGAGTATATTCATCGTGTATtcgtgatttttaaaattttaatcgcTTCTAAACTCAGTTTTAAACACAATACAACGGTTAGTTAATCACAAATCGCACTCAACTATATGACACATAAACTAAACACTTCGTTACCTTCCGCACGAAATTCCCCATGACCGAGGCTCCAGTCTTCGACGATTCGACTAACCCGCGAGCCGCCGATTTCGTCTGTCAGACTCGACGTCGCTCCGTTCCCTCGACTGACGTTTCCATATTTACCGTTCGCCGCTTTCGCACAACTCCAGCACCAATACACACTCCTTTTTTGCAGCACATGCATAAGCACGTGCGCACCGACTCTTTTGTCGtcgctcctttttttgtttt harbors:
- the LOC100114802 gene encoding transforming acidic coiled-coil-containing protein 3 isoform X3 codes for the protein MGNFVRKSAGEAALPSSRPQSDSDHNLIRFSRDFSEAASNSSGPSSLVPESLSSASSFQSLASTLSSKSSSGICADSAPGSPDKVNSGNGFDHSYVNVDIPDLDDLISACANINLNNATVLGGLLPGENRAGDESPDSSGGDLSQDQTFASAADDTLADETQVLVEETIQTFKTCPPLEVTQVTSAETHVFKAPISVDEQSSVIPYLSFEESVLRKHQEFVDDGAEFKSALTSFQATQSITVSSTVDTRRGSYSPTPCEEIDVAQVAKITCKSPKDLDIAQESLIVVVDEVVEKKEQIVEQDFILGTPDASFEEVQAFNSTIILNTDLASEEPTVLSNIKNEVVDKEEKKPVISLDEVPVGVKTKGSEIVQETIPNILNHTHDNAQDTGILNKTQDIVQDANVLNNTQDIVQNTNILNQTQDIVQEKTILNKTQDIVQEESNLIKTELIAQEVNKSVNKNEVIIRQISDLSKTESVQSKTQHFTKEDHFVEKKEILKHNIGSYNEIDERPIKPQIQEAQSPKIIESNEENTCRTPQKLEETFPKPEAKSPKQLETFANEEAQNLNLINTEAVASTPLPVKNLNKAKTPKTPKTKSALFTNEPKSPKPPAQTSKTPIKSEEIKEEKNKLNFDQTLAINKSLEQSSFSATELITNLETTSDVLHENLCIAPIQEPEYEAFKPIQQSTTLPFPDFKKLQEAALSVAKEIDESLEKIEETEQFVSATTELFGDPSALDFLTQVGSQHPTKRGERYDSLYMKFDPLAQRLSMLPQKNLPTAPSVDEEEEKEKEAKVNKPSSEMGTPKKNPALAAIDRLLFYSPCPPSATESAVAEAKQKKEEAEKQESPVVPFVDEKMAKELELVRTTVLQLEAELEKQKQEHREQLEKQKAAYEEKVTHMQTKFTQMQSQLTQEVKCKGQMTVVVEEYEKSISRLIAEREKDRTSFEVEKAKLQEELQVANQHLSNTEAAFSDVHSKYERLKNVVSAYKSNETVLKESIAENQETIKTLENRYEQLKSHAMAQLEKANLELSAIRKQNEAETVKLKALVRKAELKSKSLAETVEQKIKENKELTQIIDEMIARVD
- the LOC100114802 gene encoding transforming acidic coiled-coil-containing protein 3 isoform X1, coding for MDFLNRLLNRPTPKPAICHGSPTRQQHESAGEAALPSSRPQSDSDHNLIRFSRDFSEAASNSSGPSSLVPESLSSASSFQSLASTLSSKSSSGICADSAPGSPDKVNSGNGFDHSYVNVDIPDLDDLISACANINLNNATVLGGLLPGENRAGDESPDSSGGDLSQDQTFASAADDTLADETQVLVEETIQTFKTCPPLEVTQVTSAETHVFKAPISVDEQSSVIPYLSFEESVLRKHQEFVDDGAEFKSALTSFQATQSITVSSTVDTRRGSYSPTPCEEIDVAQVAKITCKSPKDLDIAQESLIVVVDEVVEKKEQIVEQDFILGTPDASFEEVQAFNSTIILNTDLASEEPTVLSNIKNEVVDKEEKKPVISLDEVPVGVKTKGSEIVQETIPNILNHTHDNAQDTGILNKTQDIVQDANVLNNTQDIVQNTNILNQTQDIVQEKTILNKTQDIVQEESNLIKTELIAQEVNKSVNKNEVIIRQISDLSKTESVQSKTQHFTKEDHFVEKKEILKHNIGSYNEIDERPIKPQIQEAQSPKIIESNEENTCRTPQKLEETFPKPEAKSPKQLETFANEEAQNLNLINTEAVASTPLPVKNLNKAKTPKTPKTKSALFTNEPKSPKPPAQTSKTPIKSEEIKEEKNKLNFDQTLAINKSLEQSSFSATELITNLETTSDVLHENLCIAPIQEPEYEAFKPIQQSTTLPFPDFKKLQEAALSVAKEIDESLEKIEETEQFVSATTELFGDPSALDFLTQVGSQHPTKRGERYDSLYMKFDPLAQRLSMLPQKNLPTAPSVDEEEEKEKEAKVNKPSSEMGTPKKNPALAAIDRLLFYSPCPPSATESAVAEAKQKKEEAEKQESPVVPFVDEKMAKELELVRTTVLQLEAELEKQKQEHREQLEKQKAAYEEKVTHMQTKFTQMQSQLTQEVKCKGQMTVVVEEYEKSISRLIAEREKDRTSFEVEKAKLQEELQVANQHLSNTEAAFSDVHSKYERLKNVVSAYKSNETVLKESIAENQETIKTLENRYEQLKSHAMAQLEKANLELSAIRKQNEAETVKLKALVRKAELKSKSLAETVEQKIKENKELTQIIDEMIARVD
- the LOC100114802 gene encoding transforming acidic coiled-coil-containing protein 3 isoform X2, which encodes MTTLHDAIPDKPAERKSAGEAALPSSRPQSDSDHNLIRFSRDFSEAASNSSGPSSLVPESLSSASSFQSLASTLSSKSSSGICADSAPGSPDKVNSGNGFDHSYVNVDIPDLDDLISACANINLNNATVLGGLLPGENRAGDESPDSSGGDLSQDQTFASAADDTLADETQVLVEETIQTFKTCPPLEVTQVTSAETHVFKAPISVDEQSSVIPYLSFEESVLRKHQEFVDDGAEFKSALTSFQATQSITVSSTVDTRRGSYSPTPCEEIDVAQVAKITCKSPKDLDIAQESLIVVVDEVVEKKEQIVEQDFILGTPDASFEEVQAFNSTIILNTDLASEEPTVLSNIKNEVVDKEEKKPVISLDEVPVGVKTKGSEIVQETIPNILNHTHDNAQDTGILNKTQDIVQDANVLNNTQDIVQNTNILNQTQDIVQEKTILNKTQDIVQEESNLIKTELIAQEVNKSVNKNEVIIRQISDLSKTESVQSKTQHFTKEDHFVEKKEILKHNIGSYNEIDERPIKPQIQEAQSPKIIESNEENTCRTPQKLEETFPKPEAKSPKQLETFANEEAQNLNLINTEAVASTPLPVKNLNKAKTPKTPKTKSALFTNEPKSPKPPAQTSKTPIKSEEIKEEKNKLNFDQTLAINKSLEQSSFSATELITNLETTSDVLHENLCIAPIQEPEYEAFKPIQQSTTLPFPDFKKLQEAALSVAKEIDESLEKIEETEQFVSATTELFGDPSALDFLTQVGSQHPTKRGERYDSLYMKFDPLAQRLSMLPQKNLPTAPSVDEEEEKEKEAKVNKPSSEMGTPKKNPALAAIDRLLFYSPCPPSATESAVAEAKQKKEEAEKQESPVVPFVDEKMAKELELVRTTVLQLEAELEKQKQEHREQLEKQKAAYEEKVTHMQTKFTQMQSQLTQEVKCKGQMTVVVEEYEKSISRLIAEREKDRTSFEVEKAKLQEELQVANQHLSNTEAAFSDVHSKYERLKNVVSAYKSNETVLKESIAENQETIKTLENRYEQLKSHAMAQLEKANLELSAIRKQNEAETVKLKALVRKAELKSKSLAETVEQKIKENKELTQIIDEMIARVD